The following proteins are encoded in a genomic region of Microcoleus sp. AS-A8:
- a CDS encoding lipid-A-disaccharide synthase-related protein: MRLLCLSNGHGEDVIAVRILQELQKHPNAPELAALPLVGEGRAYSQLGIPIIGTVQTMPSGGFIYMEGRQLMRDLRGGLLQLTWSQFKAVRRWSKRGGVILAVGDIVPLLFAGLSGAPYGFVGTAKSEYYVRDEAGELPKRSFAETWSGSVYYPWERWLMSRRRCKAVFPRDKLTTETLQKWSIPAFDLGNPMMDGIAPEHPAPVFYETNAELKEMQRSLVVTLLPGSRVPEAYDNWQQIVQATDGFLDTFTERTLLFLGAIAPAVSLDLLGKTLQGYGWRQQSLAAMTLNLEFQDENAIAFTKKNATLILTQNDYNLCLLKGDCAIAMAGTATEQFVGLGKPAIAMPGQGPQYNPIFAEAQTRLLGPSLILVEQPGKVASVLQQLLRDPDWLQLIADNGFQRMGQPGAACRIANCLMERFEGLKATD, translated from the coding sequence ATGCGTCTGCTCTGCCTCAGCAATGGTCATGGCGAGGATGTGATTGCCGTCCGAATTTTGCAAGAATTGCAGAAACACCCAAATGCTCCAGAACTAGCAGCATTGCCTTTAGTGGGTGAAGGACGCGCTTATAGCCAACTCGGTATCCCCATCATTGGAACCGTGCAGACGATGCCTTCCGGGGGTTTCATTTATATGGAAGGGCGTCAGCTCATGCGAGATTTGCGGGGTGGTTTACTGCAACTCACTTGGTCACAGTTTAAAGCGGTTCGTCGTTGGAGTAAACGAGGTGGTGTCATTTTGGCGGTGGGAGATATTGTTCCCCTCTTGTTTGCGGGGTTGAGTGGCGCACCTTATGGGTTTGTGGGTACGGCTAAATCTGAGTATTATGTGCGGGATGAAGCTGGAGAGTTGCCCAAGCGCTCATTTGCGGAAACTTGGTCTGGTTCGGTTTATTATCCTTGGGAACGCTGGTTGATGAGTCGTCGGCGCTGCAAGGCGGTGTTTCCCAGAGATAAGCTGACAACGGAAACTTTACAAAAGTGGTCTATTCCGGCGTTTGATTTAGGCAATCCGATGATGGATGGGATTGCTCCAGAGCATCCTGCACCCGTATTTTATGAAACGAATGCGGAGCTCAAAGAAATGCAGCGATCGCTAGTTGTGACGCTTCTACCCGGTTCTAGAGTCCCGGAAGCCTATGACAATTGGCAGCAAATTGTGCAAGCCACGGATGGATTTTTGGATACTTTCACGGAGAGAACGCTCTTGTTTCTCGGTGCGATCGCTCCGGCTGTAAGTCTCGACCTTTTAGGAAAAACTCTGCAAGGATATGGGTGGCGTCAGCAATCGTTGGCAGCGATGACATTGAACCTTGAGTTCCAGGACGAAAATGCGATCGCGTTTACGAAAAAGAATGCCACGTTGATTTTGACTCAAAATGATTACAATCTCTGCTTGCTCAAAGGCGACTGCGCCATTGCCATGGCAGGGACAGCTACAGAGCAGTTTGTCGGGTTGGGAAAACCTGCGATCGCCATGCCCGGACAAGGGCCACAATATAACCCCATCTTTGCCGAAGCTCAAACTCGCTTGTTAGGGCCATCTCTGATTTTGGTTGAACAGCCAGGGAAAGTAGCGAGTGTGCTACAGCAGTTGTTACGTGACCCAGATTGGTTACAGTTAATTGCAGATAATGGTTTTCAACGCATGGGACAACCGGGAGCAGCATGTCGCATTGCAAACTGTTTGATGGAGCGATTTGAGGGATTGAAAGCTACGGACTAA